The sequence below is a genomic window from Pygocentrus nattereri isolate fPygNat1 chromosome 16, fPygNat1.pri, whole genome shotgun sequence.
cagagacgacagctcatctgctgctgcacagtttgtgttggtcatcctttagtccttcatcagtggtcacaggatgctgcccacaggacgctgttggctggatatttctggttggtggactgttctcagtccagcagcgacactgaggtgtttaaaaactccagcagcactgctgtgtctgatccactcagaccagcgcaacacacactaacacaccaccaccacgtcagtgttactgcagtgctgagaatgatccaccacccaaatagtacctgctctgtgagggtccatgggggtcctgaccactgaagaacagggtaacagagtatcagagaaacagatggactacagtctgtaactgtagaactacagagtgcagctatacagtaagtggagctgataaagtggacagtgaggtggtcataatgttctgcctgaccAGTGCAGATTCATCATATTTTCCTTCTTGCATAAGATTATTATGTACACGTTTCAGAGCTGTGATCTGTTGTTGTCAGAGTGAATCTACAGCGTCGGTCTACAGAGTGAACTGTGAAGCTGCGGTGGGCTCCGGACCCTTGAGAGGAGCTCGGTTTTATTAGAGATTGAGTGTCTGTTGTTCCCGTACACACAGAATAAATCAGCCTGGCTCTCCTAGAGCAGCTATAAACACATCCAGCATTCCAGAGGGAACCTTATCTTTATTAGTGCAGACAGAACAAAACAGACACGGAGACAGAAACGCGGGTTACACTCAAACAGACGTGGAGAGAAACGAGCTCACGGCGGGTTTTTCTTCTAATTagacacaacaataaaatatattcctTATATTTTATGCATGAAAGCGTCACGTGTGTGCACTTCAAATgaaactgcattaaaacaaatgagCCTCCATGAaaagtttttaaagtttaaagaaccgcCACATAACAGAAATATTCTATACTAATTATGGTCGTTTTCGAGAACCGAACATCTTAGAGAAGAACCTTGTACTAGAATGAGGCAAATGATATGATTTAATGTTTCATTCTTCACTTTCAACAATAAATTATGATTACCTGCTGCATGTTTATGAGACTTTTTAATatcattaatatatttaatattgttaatatgtGGTTCTAGACTGATTTGGCCCTGATTTGGTGTTTAGTGTTGGTTGatgtttcagttttaattaaaagGGGAACTCccccataactcagtgtgtgaggtctaatcagagattcagagggtttggtgtgaaacggtccagacgtctttacagtggtggtgatgggaaccaggcgtcgccatgactacaacacagatatagacactttatttaccatccagaaccaccagagaacctacacgagtcttctgagttcatatggaatgttgatgatggaaaacagtggaaaatctggaataatgagttttctttggggactattttgccgcacagcgccctgcatgtctccctccaccatgaatggagttgaagttctctaaactctcataaaacggcgtctcagtcatcaggcagtgaattcagaaccagctcatgtaggaactttctgtaggagcttttagagggacgtctggttcccattaccaccactgtgagcagttttgacccggtaagtttatctagaactgagcgtttcacaccaaactgctcagAACCGctcggtttacatcttaaatatttaattatggagaaatgtaaaaaaaaagggtgGAATTATGCTTTAAGTCATTTGCTAAATCAAAAGTATGATGGGTAAATATGTCGATGCCATCGATCCTGGCATTTCTTTCTGAGAGTCGAGATGGATAGTTAGAGTTTTCTTAAGCTGTGAACTGAATTTCAGTCTTTTTATGGAGTTTAATGTCTTTGCAGCTGAAAACGTAACATTTTATACTCATATTTATATCAAAGACCAACTTTGCTGTATTTATGGCGTCTAAAACGTCGCTGTTATtgttaaaacactaaaatataagTGACaattttttaatcccacaaaggggaaacttcacctccgcatttaacccgtctgtgaagtgaaacaccacatacacactagtgaacacacacacactagggggcagtgagcacacttgcccggagcggtgggccgccctatccacggcgcccggggagcagttgggggttaggtgtcttgctcaaggacacctcagtcatgtgctgtcggctctggggatcgaaccggcaaccttccggtcacagggccggttccctgacctccagcccacgactgcccctccTATTAAAGCCAGAAAGACTCAGTGCAGGTGAGAAATGCTGTGTATCAACATTCTGCTTCATCAGTCCATTGAAGGAGTTATAAGGGAACCTTAGTgttctgtggcatcactccaaagaacctgtTGTTTTTCAGAGCATGGAAAGCTTTTAGCAAAAAGggggttctctatagaaccgaTAAAGGTCCATAGCAGGTTCTATATACAATAGCAAAAGTCTTGAAccattttaaaggttttttaaGGAACCACTTCCAACAGGTTTTTCATCATGGAAAAAAGCATTTAACTACAATcttggttctttagtgaagaaaagggttctatatagcaccaaagagggctcttctattgtaaccatgtcaagcttgaaacaatagtagaacccttttcaaaaaggttctatatagaactgtctgTGGCACATTTTCTGTCAATCTGAAAACCCTTTCAGGatacaaagaacactttaatcatgcaaagggttctttgagtgtccatggttctatacatatcttgaagaaccacctttttttaagagtgtatgcaAAGAACCAATGGTTCTTTGACTCATCATGttcttgaaaataaaggtgcttGTAAGAGTTGTTGGATTAATGtgatagaagaaccacttttggttccatgaagaacctttaaatagATGTTCTTTAGGGAAACATGTTTTATGAGTGCGAGTGAACCTCCATGTAATGTGGATCTTGGAAGAACCCCTTAATGACCAAAGAACCTTAACAGCCCACTCACACATCATATGTTCCCTAAAGAACAATTCATTGAAAAGGAACCAACAGTGGTTCTACTGTGGCactgtgcaaagaacctttttgacacctttattttaacagtgtatatagaaccacgatgactcaaagaaccatttcaatgcataaacagttttttgttttaagaAGAAAAGTGTATgctttttaaagaacctttacaaATGGTTCATTGGAATTTGTTTGGTACaatgcagaaccctttttacactcttaaaaataaaggtgccgtAGAAGACTTTTGGTTCTCTAAGGAACCATTTAATGGATctcaaagtggttcttctatttcatcactcaaagaacaatttgtGGCACTTTTTTGAGTGTATTACTAcgttctgtactaaagaacccttgaagaaccacttttttttaacagtgtggaGTCTGTACCATCCATCCTCACTGCTGAGTGGAGCTCATTGTTTGTTTCCAATTACAGCAGAAGGAGCTTTAAACTCCTCCCACTGGGCGTCTATATAAACCCCACCACAGAGGAGAACAGATCAGTGGAGCTTCAGAACCTCAACCCTCCTAGAACCGGGCTCCTGAGCACTGCTGGCACTGAGGCTGATGTCAGCAGTTGGACGATGGAAGATGTTATCTAGCTGCTCCTGTTCTGTAAAGTAGCCCAGATTCACTCCTTGAAGGAACGTATTCCTCTTGAGATGAACCTCATTGGGACCTACCAGCATCCTCCCTTCCCATTTATTCCCCGCTGTCATCAGGATACCCCTTATTTCCCAGGCTGGGGGGCGAGTCCCGGCCCTGCCCCCGCTGTCCCGGGGCAGGAGGGTCAGGTTTGCGCCCCGGGCCGAAGAAAAGAGCGCAGACGGACGGAAAGCATGAACACGGCCTTCGCCCAGCTCAGAGGCTGCATCCCCAACGTCCCCTCAGATAccaaactgtccaaaatcaaAACCCTCCGCCTCGCCACCAGCTACATCGCCTACCTCATGGAGGTCCTGGCCAAAGAGTCCGGGGGTCAGGAGGCCTTCAGGGCCGAGATTAAGAAATACGACAGCAGGACGCTGAAGAGGAAACGGGACACGGTGAGTAGAGAACAGTGTTGAAGATCCTCTGGAACTTCTTAGAATGTCTAGTATCTGTCCGCATAGGAACTGTGAGGCTTACACCGACTTCTTGTTCCAGTtttccattccactttaaatggtgcagctgttacatttaaggtggaatggaaaattgcAACAAGAAGTCAGTTGTAGAAGCTGAACCAACACAACAGAATCAATTAAACCCCAAAAAGATGGTCGGGAAACCAAATATTAATGACTAAAACTGAACTGAGAAAAAACTTGACTGCGTTActcactaatactaatactcatcagcatgtcgctgctgttggaagcaaaccttgtatctccaaaatggtcactttacaggagaaggaaaaaacctactttactttcaatggaagtcaatggaaccagaatttttcccaagtcattttgggctgttagttttagtccattcgtcatgaaatctacacacaatgtaaaggacaataggTACTTTTAAATTAGGCCAAACCTAAAAAacgacaaaagtggagatatgcggttttcttccgacagcagcgataatcATATTAACATTTGCATATAAATCCATCAAAATTTAACTTTAACAAAAATAAGGTGTTAAAATTGCACTTTTCGTTCCCTAAATAACCTTTCAGTGGACTTCTCTTTCAAGAAAAACTATTGTGAATGAGATGTGAGAGCAGGATAAGGCTTTTTAAAGCTCCATACAACATAAAGGTTCTATTCCAGTAATGCTTTTTACTAGAACcaatgtccaagccaagaaccatccAGGAACCTTCTCTTCTCTGTCCAAAACCTTCtaaaaactctcataaaacagcgtcttagtcatcaggcagtgaattcagaaccagtgttatgtaggaactttctgtgaggagcttttagagggacgtctggttcctatcaccaccactgtgaagaaggCAAGgtgagtttatttatatagcacatttcatgctctgctgtcattcaaagtgctttacaaatgagaaaatacagtcatttacaaaagtaaagaataacaattaaaatcacacttaaaaaaagatttaaaagagaaaatcaaattATAAATTAGTCAATTCTGAATTTCCTCTTTAAATCAGTTATTGTAGATATTTTGTAGATATAGTTGTTATATTATTTGATGAACAGGTTCCTTTAAGGGGGCGTGTGTGACTGCGGATATGAAATCCCAATCCCACTGTTCCCACTCTCCCACTATTTCTCAGTTTCCTCCGTACATATAGGAAAAATAGTCTATGATAAATGTAAACACTTGGGTGTGTTTGAAGTTTCTAGTTTAAAATTTTCCATCATCCAGTTTTTCTGTTCGgcagttttatttttcagttttccccACTCCTCTTTCCCATTTCACATCATAATATCTCCAGTGATTCCCATTTTTCCATTCTACCACTTTCCTCATTGTCTTCTATTTTTCTTCTGCTATTCCTCAATTCTCCATTTCCATTATCCCACCCCTCTCTTTTCAGTTGTCCTATTCCAACATTCACATATCATTCCCATTTTTCCATTATCccacttttcattttggcacatttctgttaaaacattctctccttttctcacaTCACTGCAGATATGAAATCTGAGTTAGTTGTTCAAGATTACTCTGcaaaaagtggctcatcagatcgGCCAAAACTAATTAAATACTTTGAACAAACAATTCAATTAAAGTCATTTGTGAGTTGAATGAAATTAGTCGAATTGCTTCGtactaaaatactttttaagTTGATCTGACGAACGACTTTTAACAGTGTAGAGATCGATTTAATTGaatctgtttattaaaataaatactttcatctgagtaatattttataaatattttaagtaCAGAATttttgtactttgtccacctctatTAAACCCTTTCGGTCAAAGGAGACtcagaaaacacaaatttgattacaaatatgaaaataaaaggtCATCAGTGGCGTTTTTAATCATTCTAAGCGTAGCTGTTGGACATGAATGTGTCTTTATTCAAACCAAACTCTTTCATTAAAATGCTGTAAAGAGGAATATCAGTTCGGATGGACATGAGCAGCTGTCCTCCTCGGTCTTCTTCCTTTCCCACAACATTAATTCAAacgtttttatttagttttgatTCTCAGATGCAGATTAAAACGTAAACTGGGGCTAAAAAAGGATCCTCAGTTCTGGAAGTGTTCTAACGATTCCTCTTAGATCCCTGTTCTATAGTTCAGATCGGTCATCTTGAGCTTGTGTTGGCCCCATTTACAGCTGGACTCAATACTGAGGTTATTAGGGTaaataaatcactgctgtcggaacaaaaccttgtatctccatttttgacgtttttcagtttttgagataatttgaaaatacacgttgttctttacattgtgtgtaaatttcatgatgaacggaccaaaagaatcaaaccaaaatgacttggaaaaacgtctggttccattgacttccattaaaactagagtaggttttttccttctcctgtaaacttactatTTTATATTGCAACTCAGTGATGTCTATTATATGTGCTGTTAGACGACCTcacaccactcagtgcctgctgtctgtaaatacgGTGAATCTCTCATACGCcatgtgaatatgtaaatagatacttttatactttattttatttctcttgtactttagcTTGTGTCTGGATTTGTTTCTATATTGTATTTTcctgcatagtttatgtaagtttatgtgtaattatatgtctttCTGCTGAAACACCACAATTTTCCTCTGGGATCAATACAGttcttcccttctttctttctttctttctttctttctatctatcttggagatacaaggttttgttctgacaacagcaaaatatattatttacagtgtcatTTATAAAGAGCACCTTTGTGGTTTTATGAAAACGCAGCGCAGAAATGATGATCCAGTGTCTGTTTCGCGCGCAATAAAGGGAAAATACCCTGAAGTCGTTAATATGAACATTTAAGAATAACCACTGTTAcacttttaataaataaactaactttttctatgtaaaaataaatgaaattcaaATCAGAAGCTGATTGAAGTCACTGGAGGAGCTGTGTgaacatatttcatttaaaattaaagtTTGACCCTTTTTCCATTTTCCCTGTTGTTCCCACTCTCCCACATTGCCTAAATTCCCTGTTTTCCCTGTATTCATAGGGAAAAATGTCTATATTAAACATGAACACTTGGCTGTGTGAAGTTTGTAGTTAAAATTTTTCATCGTCCCATTTTCCTTTTCTGCCATCTtctaatttttcagttttccccACTCCTCTTTCCCATTTCACACTGTAATATCCCCAGTCGTTCCCAATTTTCCATTCTACCACTTTCctcattgtctttttttcccccttttgcTTTTCCTCAGTTCTCCATTTCCATTATTCTATCGCTTTCCCAGTTGGCCTATTCCACCATTCACATCATTCCCATTTTTCCATCATCCCATTGTCCTGTTCTgccattttctcattttccccACTCCTCTTTCCCATTTCACATCTTAATATGCAGACATTCCCTTTGTTCCATTCTACCACTTTCTTCATTCTCTTCtattttttcccatttctcCTCCTTTTTCCACTCCTAAATTCACAATTTCTTTTTACCCATTCCTCTTTCCCAgttgtcctgttccaccattCACATATCATTCCCATTTTTCCATTGTCCCACTTTTGTTTAACATTCTCACATTATTTCTTTCCACCAttcccattttcatttttttcattcccCTATTCCGTTCTCCATCTTTCAATCTTCCTCATTTTTCTCTCCTGCCTcccatatttttttattttcttttttactgtatCTCTTTTCCTATTTCCCATTCCACCATTCATTCTTACATTGCCTGTTTCCCAACTGCtagacactttaaaaaaaaaaggttcttcaagggttccttagtaaagacaatgtttctttatagaaccacgaacactcaaagaaccatttgcatagtgtgtgtgctgcatatggttctacatacctttctgaacctttttgaaaatggttctatacagcaccaaaaagggttctgataTTTTGACAATGTCAGACataataacagaagaacccttttaggtgctacacagaaccttcattagtctaaagaaccatttcaccatgcaaagaacccttaaatcatgccgatggttctttgggtgttcatggttctaaatagagccactgtctttactaaagaaccctggaagaaccactttttctGTGTACTTTTCCATGTTCTCATTCTTTTCTGTGTGTACGTTCCTCATTCCTCACTTTTCTCCATTTCCTAACTCCCTCTTTCCCCTCGTGTCTCTCTCAGGCCGCAGGTCTGGACTGCTCGGTGAAGCTGAAGTTCGGCTCCAGGTCCGGTTGGCCTCAGCAGGTCTGGGCCCTCGAGCTCGACCCGTGATGTCATCAGTCCCGTCGGACTCGTGGTGGGAGCGATGAGCAGCGAAGCGTTAAAAATCCTCAcatccagcctttttatttaagagagaaacagatcttacagaataatattaatattaataataatgttgatTGATTTTACTGTGGGTTGGAATTCCTGCGCTGCTTCTGGACTCTGGAATAAAATAATGGAATGAATTCATTTCTACCTCATCAACTGACAAACTAAAGCCAGGCTGGACACCAGGGGCCACGAACCACAGATCACAACCATTTCTCACACTTCTAATAAATTATTGGTGAATTTTTAGTTGCCGATCTTTTATATTCCTGAACATTTGACCAATTCTGGACGTATTTATATTAAAGTTGAACACCTTTGAGAAAAgcatctgtttctgtgtttattcttTAGTATTTCTCTAGTTGTTTAGACCTGAGGGGGTTAATATGTTAACAGTGTGTTTAATGccctcaataatctgatcataatcagatttctgcaggtCAAATGGTCACGTAAACAGCGccctctgatctaagaaatctgataaagaggctggacttgagctcagtagtcagatttctcagtgctgtggacggtcactctgatttctttcagatttctcagtctgtgcgaagaacagacggcggtaccgtAAATaagcgatgctgaaaccaaatgcACGCTTGAAACGAAGGATttaaatatcgctgttgtctccAACCTGCTAAATTTagagaagaagggaaaaaactacttaaatttagtggaagtcaatggaaccagaatttttcccatgtaattttgggctgtttcttttggtccaatcattggtatttccaaattatgtcaaaaactgaaaaacgacaaggttttcttccaacaacagtgacattcttcatcttctagacgacatacgttcatattttcaggtaaagtggtgcaatgttttaaaaaaagccgctcatgaagtttgagttttacgtcgCGTCtccttctgtgagtttattggctggttttaaagcagaaatctgattactgtctgactcattactgatgtagacccagagtttgcCGTTTGATTCTGACGTTCAGCGGTGCTCTGGGATTTGTTCTCAGGTGAGTACAGAATCCACACTCACTCAGGAGggcaaaggtgagaacagtccTGCGCTTTGAGAACACGTCGTGAACCTGACAGACTTTTTCTTGGGTTTTTTCTCAAGAACATATTTAAGAACAAACATGGAAAGAcattggagaatgaggcccagtgacAGCAGGGTGAAtaaagtcgtgggctggaggtcagggaaccagccctgtgaccggaaggtcgccggttcgatcccctcggctgacagtccatgactgaggtgtccttgagcaagacacctaacccccaactgctccccgggtgccgtggacagggctgcccactgctctgggcaagtgtgctcactgccctctagtgtgtgtgctcactagtgtgtatgtgggcgtttcactgcacggacgggttaaatgcagaggtctaatctcacagtgtgcaaacacagagacagatggTTCTTAATTCTATTCAAATtctcatttttatagataaatCTGTACGTTTTTGCCACAGTGCTTGTATTTTAGTGTGCAGGCAGCTGTCAGGCTCAGCACTTCAAAGCTAATTATTAAAATCTGGCGTTCTGTGATTTTATCTCATCAGCACAACACATCGTGGCCAGTGAGGTTTCAGGTTTTCTGTCGTTTTAGTTCACGTCCTCGCCGCTTACAAGGAAAACAGACTCAAACGTTTAGAACAGAATCTTCAcattcaagagcacaaaggcgGAACAGTTCCGCGCTTTAAGAACGCGTCATGAACCTGACGTGGAATTTTTCTCAGGCTCTTTCGCAAGAACACGTTTAAGAACATACTTGGGAAGATGTTGGTGAACGAGAGCCAAAGATCTCTGGTCAGCACTTGTTTCCAATTACAGAAGAAGGACTTTAAACTCCTCCCACTGGGCGTCCATATAAACCCCTACTAGAACCGGGCTCCAGAGCACTGCTAGTACTGAGGCTGATGTCAACAGTGACGTGCTGGGAAAATGTCAGCTTCActctttatataaaaaaaaagatggttcttcaagtgtttttcaataaagaaaatggttctatatggaactacggacactcaaagaaccctttacatgagtaaagggctctttgcatcagattgatggagaacatctTGCAGATGTTTCTATAAAGAACTTTTTGTTGTCCCTTAGAAGGCtcttccaaaaagttctatatagaaccaagaacacttaaagaatcctttgcatgattgaagggttctttgcatcgtgaaagggttctttggactgatggagagtgtgctgttgatggttctatatagcatcaaaaagggttattctattgttacaaggtTGACAttaagaatccttgaagaaccatcatctttttgtgtttcattaaccactttttttgtt
It includes:
- the LOC108440628 gene encoding heart- and neural crest derivatives-expressed protein 1; amino-acid sequence: MNLIGTYQHPPFPFIPRCHQDTPYFPGWGASPGPAPAVPGQEGQVCAPGRRKERRRTESMNTAFAQLRGCIPNVPSDTKLSKIKTLRLATSYIAYLMEVLAKESGGQEAFRAEIKKYDSRTLKRKRDTAAGLDCSVKLKFGSRSGWPQQVWALELDP